AACGTCTCCAGCGCTCCGAGCTCCACCGTGTCCGCCACGAGGCCCACCTCGGCCCGCCCCTCGGCCACCGCCTGGACGATCTCGTGACTGAGCCGCTCCTCCAGCTCGACATCCACCTCGGGATGCGCGGTGAGGAAGGCCCTGAGCGCCTCGGGGAGGAACTCGGTGAGCGCCGCGGTGTTGGACAACAGGCGCACCTGGCCACGCACCCCACCCGCATAGCCACCGAGCTCGCCGCGCAGGTGCTCCACCTGCCGCAGCACGGCGCGGGCATGTTGGGCCAGCGCCCGGCCCGCCGGCGTGGGCCGCACCCCGCGCCGCTCACGCTCCAGCAGCGCCACGCCCAGCTCGTCCTCCAGGCCGCGGATGCGCGCACTGGCCGAGGCAAGCGCGAGGTGGGCTCGCTCCGCCCCGTGGGTGATGCTGCCCGCCTCCACCACGAGGAGGAACAGCCGAAGATCCGTCAGGTCCAAGCCCATCGCTCCTCCTCGCCAGGGCAGATGACCCCTCCTGCCTTCGCCAGAAGCGAAGGCTGCCCGCGCTTCTTCCACATTGTCCGGAGGGGGAGACATCCGCAAGCTCACGCCATGAACCTGCTTTCCACGATCCCCTGGCTCCTCGGGGCGGGCCTGCTCGCGGGGGCCATGAACGCCGTGGCGGGAGGTGGCACGTTCGTCACCCTCCCCGCCCTCGTCCTGGCCGGTGTGCCTTCGGTTGTCGCGAATGCCTCCAGCACCGTCGCCCTCTTCCCGGGAGGGCTCGCCAGCACCTGGGCCTATCGCGCCGACCTCTCGGCGCCGCGAGGCGTGTCGCTCCACACCCTGGTGGCGGTGAGTCTGGCCGGGGGCCTCGTGGGCGCGCTGCTGCTGGTGCTCACCCCTCGAGCCGCCTTCGACCAGTTCCTGCCCTGGCTGCTCCTGCTGGCCAGTGGCGTGTTCGCGCTCGGGGCCCGCCCGAGCCTCATGCTCGGCCCGCGTGTCCGCGCCTCCCCCGCCGTGCTGCTCTCGCTCCAGTTCCTGCTCGCCGTCTATGGCGGCTACTTCGGGGGCGCGGTCGGCATCATGATGATGGCGGTCTGGAGCCTGCTGGGCCGCTCGGACTTGAAGGTCCTCAACCCCCTCAAGGCGCTGCTGGTGACCGCCACGAACACCATCGCCGTGCTCTGCTTCGTGGTGCTGGGCGCGGTGTCCTGGCCCGAGACCCTGCTCGTGCTGGGCGCCGCGGTGGTGGGGGGCTACGCGGGCGCGCGGCTCGCCCGGCGGATGGACTCCCGGCACCTGCGGCTCGGCGTCA
This DNA window, taken from Cystobacter ferrugineus, encodes the following:
- a CDS encoding LysR substrate-binding domain-containing protein, whose translation is MGLDLTDLRLFLLVVEAGSITHGAERAHLALASASARIRGLEDELGVALLERERRGVRPTPAGRALAQHARAVLRQVEHLRGELGGYAGGVRGQVRLLSNTAALTEFLPEALRAFLTAHPEVDVELEERLSHEIVQAVAEGRAEVGLVADTVELGALETFAFQEDRLVVVMARGHPLAARRTLAFAEVLDAPFVGLGEGSALQEHLAWHAARLGRRPRYRVRLRSFDAICRMVERGVGVGVIPEAAARRCQRSMAIRRVALSDTWATRRLILCVRDHTALSVQARLLVEALRAERSG
- a CDS encoding sulfite exporter TauE/SafE family protein, whose protein sequence is MNLLSTIPWLLGAGLLAGAMNAVAGGGTFVTLPALVLAGVPSVVANASSTVALFPGGLASTWAYRADLSAPRGVSLHTLVAVSLAGGLVGALLLVLTPRAAFDQFLPWLLLLASGVFALGARPSLMLGPRVRASPAVLLSLQFLLAVYGGYFGGAVGIMMMAVWSLLGRSDLKVLNPLKALLVTATNTIAVLCFVVLGAVSWPETLLVLGAAVVGGYAGARLARRMDSRHLRLGVTGLSLLLTVAYFLRAG